A single window of Acidobacteriota bacterium DNA harbors:
- a CDS encoding DUF5700 domain-containing putative Zn-dependent protease, translated as MTRFVLIFCLVSVLHAVTGADLIHADQRSDATAIYLLLRLFDAIAESNPNYEDTLEEIAALDPQRQKERLAALTERNAHEPRITALIDSLLASSAYRLYFRQFTNVTRDVHYRVFTALPYRAVPSPADIGQVQLGLFRHRDSLAALVEKISMVSIAQPVSLAAKWAPPGDLPVPTTYYILDGNGDAFAKDGTICFDLYGVLLSKRPASGRYDHLAGIPTTEIEAVLAHEFQHVFAQPHLYPPTRKFDNWQDLWEDVIIRRIVSEGVALQCNPPSGFKRSMYEDSVVIGFWLRELERVIAHIRRNETTADSVRAWLDRSYQESARQLLADYLERTYPEGDQQMLLQEHIVDRPSGIYTLGWWMISHIVDATGGHDSAVQLLITPHDVFRSYNATVSDSLLKIAL; from the coding sequence ATGACCAGGTTTGTATTGATCTTCTGTCTTGTGTCGGTTCTCCACGCCGTGACAGGAGCTGACCTGATCCACGCCGATCAGAGGTCCGACGCCACGGCGATCTACCTCCTGCTGCGCCTGTTCGACGCGATCGCCGAGAGCAACCCAAACTACGAGGACACGTTGGAGGAGATAGCCGCACTTGATCCTCAGCGACAGAAAGAGCGCCTGGCGGCGCTTACCGAGCGCAATGCACACGAACCGCGAATCACCGCGCTCATCGATAGTCTGCTGGCATCATCCGCCTACAGACTGTATTTTCGCCAGTTCACCAATGTGACACGCGACGTCCATTATCGTGTTTTTACCGCCCTGCCATATCGGGCAGTTCCGAGTCCGGCCGACATCGGGCAAGTCCAGCTCGGACTGTTTCGCCACCGCGACAGTCTCGCTGCTTTGGTCGAGAAGATCTCAATGGTTAGTATTGCTCAGCCTGTCTCGCTTGCTGCCAAGTGGGCACCTCCGGGAGACTTACCAGTACCTACGACATACTACATTCTGGATGGGAATGGTGATGCGTTCGCTAAGGATGGCACAATCTGCTTCGACCTTTACGGCGTCCTATTGAGTAAGCGGCCGGCATCGGGCCGCTATGATCATCTCGCCGGTATTCCCACGACGGAAATAGAGGCGGTGCTGGCCCACGAATTCCAGCATGTCTTTGCGCAGCCACATCTCTACCCGCCGACGCGCAAGTTTGACAATTGGCAGGATCTCTGGGAGGATGTCATCATAAGGCGAATAGTCTCCGAAGGCGTGGCCTTACAGTGTAACCCTCCATCCGGTTTCAAAAGGTCGATGTATGAGGATTCAGTCGTTATCGGCTTCTGGCTACGCGAATTGGAGCGCGTCATTGCACATATTCGCCGAAACGAAACCACCGCGGATTCTGTGCGCGCCTGGCTCGATCGGAGCTATCAGGAATCTGCGCGGCAACTCCTTGCTGACTATCTGGAACGCACATATCCCGAAGGTGATCAACAGATGTTGTTGCAGGAACACATTGTCGATCGCCCGAGTGGCATCTATACACTGGGCTGGTGGATGATAAGTCACATCGTAGACGCTACGGGCGGCCACGACTCGGCCGTGCAATTGCTGATCACTCCGCACGACGTGTTTCGTTCTTATAATGCAACCGTCTCTGACTCCCTGTTGAAGATCGCGCTTTGA
- a CDS encoding alpha/beta hydrolase — translation MPNQHDSFQGNIKLVITLLAGLGILVSGCAPRPSAVQEGQTEIRGIEIHYRMMGSGKATFVLSGGPGDALETMLPFEALSDEYRLILYDQRAAGRSTGDADTATHTMDNFVEDLESLRLKLAPEKINIIGGSWGCMVAMHYAFKYPENVSALVLTSTMGVSADYLPVYRANIAANRTAEDSLAINEITGSEDITRRRPEAVEKFWRLYFRAYCYDPGYADSINLWYRDTTYEIVEGRYNRLREFFGSYDIRDSLKLITCPTLILYGDYDPTPFEYVQPIHEGIVGSKLVRFENAGHWLWVEAADRILPVIRDFLKE, via the coding sequence ATGCCGAATCAGCACGACTCATTTCAAGGCAATATCAAGCTCGTAATCACGCTTCTGGCAGGTCTCGGCATCTTGGTGTCAGGGTGCGCACCACGACCGTCAGCTGTGCAAGAAGGTCAAACCGAGATCAGGGGTATTGAGATCCACTACCGAATGATGGGTTCCGGCAAAGCGACATTCGTCCTGTCGGGCGGACCGGGTGATGCTCTTGAAACCATGCTCCCGTTTGAGGCGCTGTCGGACGAATACAGGTTGATTCTCTACGATCAGCGAGCGGCCGGAAGATCGACTGGCGATGCCGATACGGCTACACATACCATGGACAATTTCGTTGAGGACCTGGAGTCCCTGCGACTCAAGTTGGCCCCGGAGAAGATCAACATCATCGGAGGGTCATGGGGTTGTATGGTGGCTATGCATTACGCTTTCAAATATCCCGAGAACGTCAGCGCGCTGGTCCTGACCTCCACCATGGGCGTCAGTGCTGACTACTTGCCTGTTTACCGGGCCAACATCGCTGCTAACCGGACGGCGGAAGACTCCCTGGCCATCAATGAAATAACCGGATCGGAAGACATTACCAGGCGGCGGCCCGAAGCCGTGGAGAAGTTCTGGCGGCTTTACTTCAGAGCCTACTGCTACGACCCGGGTTACGCCGATAGCATCAATCTCTGGTATCGGGATACTACTTATGAGATCGTCGAAGGTAGATACAACCGGTTGCGGGAGTTCTTTGGAAGCTACGATATTCGGGACAGCCTGAAGCTCATTACCTGTCCTACTCTAATTCTATACGGCGATTATGACCCCACTCCTTTTGAGTACGTTCAACCGATTCATGAGGGTATTGTCGGTTCGAAGTTAGTCAGGTTCGAAAACGCCGGACACTGGCTCTGGGTAGAGGCAGCGGATCGGATACTGCCGGTGATCCGGGACTTCCTGAAGGAATAG
- a CDS encoding class I SAM-dependent methyltransferase → MFHEIKPDIRARMQWLETQDSKDRIDGSQRSQRLRQIPRDTGRFLAVLAAGAPDGDIVEIGTSGGYSTLWLVVACIESDRQVTTFEIASDKVDIARETFRLAGVTDRVNLVHGDAKEFLKQRDGIAFCFLDAEKQEYQDFYDIVVPRLITGGLLVADNVISHAEHLQSFVSGVEADVRVDSLVVPIGKGELLCRRVP, encoded by the coding sequence ATGTTTCATGAGATAAAACCAGACATACGGGCACGAATGCAGTGGCTCGAAACACAGGACTCAAAGGATCGGATTGATGGCAGTCAGCGTAGTCAACGACTTCGGCAGATCCCCCGCGACACCGGTCGTTTTCTTGCCGTACTGGCAGCCGGCGCACCCGACGGCGATATCGTCGAGATTGGCACGAGCGGCGGCTACTCAACCCTGTGGCTGGTGGTGGCCTGCATCGAATCCGACCGGCAGGTGACGACATTTGAGATTGCCAGTGATAAGGTTGACATTGCACGTGAGACATTTCGGCTGGCTGGCGTTACAGATCGTGTGAATCTCGTCCACGGCGATGCGAAGGAGTTTTTGAAACAGAGAGACGGCATTGCATTCTGTTTCCTCGATGCAGAAAAGCAGGAGTATCAGGACTTTTACGACATCGTCGTTCCTCGTCTTATTACTGGAGGACTTCTGGTTGCGGACAACGTTATCAGCCACGCGGAACATCTCCAGTCATTTGTTAGTGGTGTTGAGGCAGACGTGCGCGTAGACAGCCTAGTAGTGCCAATTGGGAAGGGAGAACTCCTGTGTCGGAGGGTTCCATAG
- a CDS encoding nuclear transport factor 2 family protein, with translation MAVKKAALAIFALMLVEGTFVMSESTRFSEEKAKVEKAINDCIMWPYPEKNIDRLYNAVAKDSSFVIFHPDSASTIIGYDAFQRMIDDVFLKDELKATGTDIRDLRINLSQSGDAAWYSCILDDTGEWAGRPYRWLNTRWTGVLEKRDGTWLIVQMHFSFASDAQDESDEQVSDKDKKDE, from the coding sequence ATGGCGGTCAAGAAGGCGGCATTGGCCATATTTGCTTTAATGCTGGTGGAAGGTACGTTTGTAATGTCGGAAAGTACCAGGTTTTCAGAAGAAAAGGCCAAAGTTGAAAAGGCCATCAATGACTGTATAATGTGGCCCTACCCTGAGAAGAACATTGACAGGCTCTATAACGCCGTGGCCAAAGATTCCAGTTTTGTCATTTTTCATCCTGATTCTGCATCTACAATAATAGGTTATGATGCGTTCCAACGAATGATTGATGATGTCTTTCTCAAGGATGAGCTGAAAGCAACCGGGACTGACATTAGAGATTTGAGGATCAACTTGTCGCAATCAGGCGACGCGGCCTGGTATTCCTGTATCCTCGATGATACGGGGGAGTGGGCCGGAAGGCCGTATCGGTGGTTAAACACCCGCTGGACCGGCGTTCTTGAAAAACGAGATGGCACATGGCTTATAGTACAGATGCATTTCTCCTTTGCCTCCGACGCCCAGGACGAGTCGGACGAACAGGTATCTGATAAAGACAAGAAGGATGAATAG